One stretch of Deinococcus roseus DNA includes these proteins:
- a CDS encoding glycoside hydrolase family 71/99-like protein, with protein MNHFKQHLTHLLTAGLVLAGVSQATPQPVQKTEAMPIYVHFMPWFESKDFSGYWGAHWTMGTRYPDTQDETGHRQIATHYYPLTGPYASADPDIIEYQLLLMKLSGIDGVMIDWPGTTDLYDYPRNKSNAEALIGQLGRFGLKYAMVYEDHNINIAFEKGVVTDRMAQARQDVQDLVQNHFSSSNYIQMEGHPFLTVFGPQTFENPEEWKTLFADLPEQPCLLAIWREGSQVASACKGEFSWVLQNEQSHLDLLSAFYRSPALGRVKVGSAYPGFHDFYKEGGWGAGYFNIPVGLDTFKTTLDLALQSDLKAVQLVTWNDYGEGTMIEPTEQFGFDFLTYLQQKLGVKNLNKADLELVLELYKQRKQHAGNTEEQGRLDQVSDLLAELKVSEARALLIR; from the coding sequence CCTTTTGACCGCAGGGCTTGTGCTGGCCGGGGTTTCCCAGGCCACCCCGCAACCCGTCCAGAAAACCGAGGCCATGCCCATCTACGTGCACTTCATGCCCTGGTTTGAGAGCAAGGATTTCTCGGGGTACTGGGGGGCACACTGGACCATGGGCACCCGTTACCCGGACACCCAGGATGAAACCGGACACAGGCAAATCGCCACGCATTACTATCCCCTGACTGGTCCTTATGCTTCTGCTGATCCAGACATCATCGAGTACCAGCTTCTCCTGATGAAACTGTCTGGAATTGATGGGGTGATGATCGACTGGCCCGGAACCACCGACCTTTACGATTACCCCAGAAACAAATCCAATGCAGAGGCGTTGATCGGGCAACTGGGGCGTTTTGGCCTGAAGTACGCCATGGTTTACGAGGACCACAACATCAACATTGCTTTTGAGAAAGGGGTGGTGACGGACAGAATGGCCCAGGCCAGACAGGATGTGCAGGATCTGGTCCAGAACCACTTTTCCAGCAGCAATTACATCCAGATGGAGGGGCACCCCTTCCTGACGGTTTTTGGCCCCCAGACTTTTGAAAATCCCGAAGAATGGAAAACCCTCTTTGCAGACCTTCCAGAGCAGCCCTGTTTGCTGGCGATCTGGCGGGAAGGCAGTCAGGTGGCCTCTGCCTGCAAGGGGGAGTTTTCCTGGGTGCTGCAAAACGAGCAGTCGCATCTGGATTTGCTGAGCGCCTTTTACAGGAGTCCGGCACTGGGCCGCGTCAAGGTTGGATCGGCCTATCCTGGGTTCCATGATTTTTACAAGGAAGGCGGCTGGGGTGCAGGTTATTTCAACATCCCTGTGGGTCTGGACACCTTCAAAACCACCCTGGATCTGGCTTTGCAATCTGACCTGAAAGCGGTGCAACTGGTCACCTGGAACGACTACGGAGAAGGCACCATGATCGAGCCCACCGAGCAGTTCGGGTTTGATTTTCTGACTTACCTGCAGCAGAAACTGGGTGTGAAAAACCTGAACAAAGCAGACCTGGAACTGGTGCTGGAACTCTACAAACAGCGCAAGCAGCACGCAGGCAACACCGAAGAACAGGGGAGGCTGGATCAGGTGTCTGATTTGCTGGCTGAACTGAAGGTTTCAGAGGCCAGAGCGTTGCTGATCCGCTGA
- a CDS encoding dihydrofolate reductase family protein, with the protein MRKLIYYIASSLDGFIAGPDDNTDLFPLPESYLQHLIEHFPETLPTHVRTALNIQASGTLFDTVIMGRKTYDPGLKLGITSPYRHLKQYVVSRNLPDPEDPEVTLVREDVVGLVQQLKQQASEKHIWLAGGGQLASHLAQEIDEVILKLNPLVFGEGTPLFAAGVSLQQFELLSCEPHQTGPVLLRYRALHSQK; encoded by the coding sequence ATGCGAAAACTGATTTACTACATCGCCAGCAGTCTGGACGGTTTCATTGCGGGTCCAGACGACAACACAGACCTCTTTCCGCTGCCCGAGTCTTACCTGCAGCATCTGATCGAGCACTTCCCTGAAACCCTGCCCACCCATGTCAGAACCGCCCTGAACATCCAGGCCAGCGGAACCCTCTTCGACACGGTGATCATGGGCCGCAAAACCTATGATCCGGGCCTGAAACTCGGCATCACCAGTCCTTACCGTCACCTCAAGCAGTACGTGGTCAGCCGCAACCTTCCTGACCCGGAGGACCCCGAAGTGACCCTGGTCCGGGAGGATGTGGTCGGGCTCGTGCAGCAACTCAAACAACAAGCCTCTGAAAAACACATCTGGCTTGCTGGAGGAGGGCAACTGGCCTCCCACCTTGCTCAGGAAATCGACGAGGTCATCCTGAAACTCAACCCCCTGGTGTTCGGTGAGGGAACGCCGCTTTTTGCTGCAGGCGTTTCACTGCAACAGTTCGAACTGCTCTCCTGCGAACCGCATCAAACTGGTCCGGTTCTGCTGCGCTACCGGGCTTTGCACAGCCAGAAATGA
- a CDS encoding TetR/AcrR family transcriptional regulator, with protein MSANPSRRNLLADAGLRILAREGARGLTHRAVDREAQVPTGTTANYFKTREALLGALGTRIFERLAPPPEVFHQVGTLPPTLETALHYIQDIVRRTTEHPELTLALFELRLEAARRPDLGQVLQDTLVRNFQLDLMFHRQARLPGDAPEVALLHFALDGLLLDLLTVSIQQKEKSLALLETLVTRILAPANPAH; from the coding sequence GTGTCTGCCAACCCCTCCCGCCGAAATTTGCTTGCCGATGCTGGACTGCGCATTCTGGCCCGTGAAGGGGCGCGGGGACTCACCCACCGGGCAGTGGACCGGGAAGCACAGGTTCCCACAGGAACCACAGCCAACTACTTCAAAACGCGTGAGGCCCTGCTGGGGGCCCTGGGCACCCGCATCTTCGAACGGCTTGCCCCGCCCCCTGAGGTCTTCCATCAGGTGGGCACCCTGCCTCCCACCCTGGAGACTGCGTTGCATTACATCCAGGACATCGTGCGGCGCACCACCGAGCATCCTGAACTGACCCTGGCCCTGTTTGAACTCAGGCTCGAAGCGGCCAGACGCCCGGATCTGGGACAGGTCCTGCAAGACACCCTGGTCCGCAATTTTCAGCTGGACCTGATGTTTCACAGGCAAGCCCGCCTGCCCGGAGACGCGCCTGAAGTGGCCCTCTTGCACTTTGCTCTGGATGGACTGTTGCTGGATTTGCTCACGGTTTCCATCCAGCAAAAAGAAAAATCGCTGGCTTTGCTGGAAACCCTGGTGACCCGAATTCTGGCCCCTGCAAATCCTGCCCACTGA
- a CDS encoding HAD hydrolase-like protein, which translates to MQHVIFDFDGTLVDSRKVFLTVYNQLARQNRFVPLTDDNLEAMRSLSIRERCQQMGIPMYRLPWLGLQLAKQYRQHLDQIQFNPGIKEMLQDLHSRGHPIWVLSSNSEDNIRQFFRQEGIESWLRGVYSSNRIFGKAQQLQQLMRREKVQKNDMLYVGDEERDILACQQAGVKIAAVTWGYDPLSLLQKARPDVLISDPQELLGHLG; encoded by the coding sequence ATGCAACATGTGATTTTCGATTTCGATGGCACCCTGGTGGATTCCAGAAAGGTCTTTCTGACGGTGTACAACCAGCTTGCCCGCCAGAACCGCTTCGTGCCCCTGACCGACGACAACCTGGAGGCCATGCGCAGCCTTTCCATCCGGGAACGCTGCCAGCAAATGGGCATTCCGATGTACCGCCTTCCCTGGCTGGGATTGCAACTGGCAAAGCAGTACAGGCAGCACCTCGACCAGATCCAGTTCAATCCTGGCATCAAAGAGATGCTGCAGGACCTGCATTCCAGAGGGCATCCCATCTGGGTGCTGTCCAGCAACAGTGAAGACAACATCCGTCAGTTCTTCAGGCAAGAAGGCATCGAAAGCTGGCTGCGTGGCGTGTACAGCAGCAACCGCATTTTTGGAAAAGCCCAGCAACTGCAACAGCTGATGCGCCGCGAAAAAGTCCAGAAAAACGACATGCTCTACGTCGGAGATGAAGAACGGGACATCCTGGCCTGCCAGCAGGCAGGGGTCAAAATTGCCGCCGTGACCTGGGGCTACGATCCCCTCTCGCTGCTGCAAAAAGCCCGACCTGATGTTTTGATTTCGGATCCCCAGGAGTTGCTGGGGCACCTGGGGTGA
- the pflB gene encoding formate C-acetyltransferase codes for MTQIFQPTPHAWREFAGDTWKNTVNVRQFIQDNCTPYSGTDTFLARPTERTIHLWNELSELLKQERERGVLDVSSDIGSSITAHKPGYINKNLEIIVGLQTDAPLKRAIMPNGGIRMVKAGLEAYGFTLDPEVEKAFNLYRKDHNKGVFDVYSQEIRAARKSGIITGLPDAYGRGRIIGDYRRVALYGVDFLIKDKQREYAELDGVAFTDDVLRQREELSEQYRALQELKQMGQGYGFDLSRPAENAREAVQWLYLAYLAAVKEQNGAAMSIGRISTFLDVYFERDLRAGILTETEAQELIDDLVIKLRIVRFLRTPEYDQLFSGDPTWVTECVGGMGEDGRTLVTKSSFRILNTLFNLGPAPEPNLTVLWSINLPQGFKDFCARVSIETSSIQYENDDLMRPYWGDDYGIACCVSAMRIGKQMQFFGARANLAKALLYAINGGRDELSGAVVAPGFEPITSEHLEYHEVYAKFDKMMDWLARTYVQALNAIHYSHDKYAYERIEMALHDRDILRTLACGIAGLSVTADSLSAIKHAKVKVIRDARGIAIDYEIEGEYPAYGNNDARADRIAVELVQTFMQKIQQCPTYRNAIPTQSVLTITSNVVYGKKTGNTPDGRRAGAPFAPGANPMSGRDRKGFIATGASVAKIPYEYAQDGISWTASATPDALGKTLDERISNLTHCLDAFAEANGHHVNVNVLNRDTLIHAMNHPELYPQLTIRVSGYAVNFVKLTREQQQDVINRTFHTRM; via the coding sequence ATGACCCAGATTTTCCAACCCACTCCCCATGCATGGCGCGAATTTGCAGGAGACACCTGGAAAAACACGGTGAATGTTCGCCAGTTCATTCAGGACAATTGCACCCCCTACAGCGGAACAGACACCTTCCTGGCCCGTCCCACTGAACGCACCATTCACCTCTGGAACGAACTTTCTGAACTGCTGAAACAGGAACGGGAAAGAGGGGTGCTGGATGTCTCCAGCGACATCGGTTCCAGCATCACCGCGCACAAACCCGGTTACATCAACAAAAACCTGGAAATCATCGTGGGCCTGCAAACGGACGCTCCCCTGAAAAGGGCCATCATGCCCAATGGCGGCATCCGCATGGTCAAAGCGGGCCTGGAGGCGTACGGCTTCACCCTCGATCCTGAAGTGGAAAAAGCCTTCAACCTGTACCGCAAAGACCACAACAAAGGGGTCTTCGATGTGTACAGCCAGGAGATCCGTGCCGCGCGCAAATCGGGCATCATCACTGGACTGCCCGACGCTTACGGACGTGGGCGCATCATCGGGGATTACCGCCGGGTGGCTTTGTATGGCGTGGACTTCCTGATCAAAGACAAACAGCGAGAATACGCCGAACTCGATGGGGTCGCTTTCACCGACGATGTGCTCAGGCAGCGGGAAGAGCTCTCCGAACAGTACCGTGCCCTGCAGGAACTCAAGCAGATGGGCCAGGGTTATGGTTTTGACCTTTCCAGACCTGCTGAAAATGCCCGCGAAGCCGTGCAGTGGCTGTACCTCGCTTACCTGGCTGCGGTGAAAGAGCAAAACGGGGCCGCCATGTCCATTGGCCGGATTTCCACCTTCCTGGACGTGTACTTCGAGCGTGACCTGAGGGCCGGCATCCTGACCGAAACAGAAGCCCAGGAATTGATTGACGATCTGGTGATCAAACTGCGCATCGTGCGGTTCCTGCGCACCCCCGAATACGACCAGCTGTTCAGTGGAGACCCCACCTGGGTCACCGAATGCGTGGGCGGCATGGGCGAAGACGGACGGACCCTGGTGACCAAAAGCAGTTTCCGCATCTTGAACACCCTGTTCAACCTCGGACCTGCCCCCGAACCCAACCTGACCGTCCTGTGGAGCATCAACCTGCCCCAGGGCTTCAAGGATTTCTGTGCCAGAGTCTCGATTGAAACCAGCAGCATCCAGTACGAAAACGACGACCTGATGCGCCCTTACTGGGGAGACGATTATGGCATTGCCTGCTGTGTGAGCGCCATGCGCATTGGCAAACAAATGCAGTTCTTTGGTGCCCGTGCCAACCTCGCAAAAGCCCTGCTGTACGCCATTAATGGAGGTCGGGATGAACTCTCTGGCGCGGTGGTGGCCCCCGGATTTGAACCCATCACCAGCGAACACCTTGAATACCACGAGGTGTACGCTAAGTTTGACAAAATGATGGACTGGCTGGCCCGCACCTACGTGCAGGCGCTGAATGCCATCCACTACTCACACGACAAATACGCCTACGAGCGCATTGAAATGGCTTTGCATGACCGGGACATCCTGCGCACCCTGGCCTGTGGAATTGCGGGCCTGAGCGTCACCGCAGACAGCCTGAGCGCCATCAAGCACGCAAAAGTCAAAGTGATCCGGGATGCACGCGGCATCGCCATCGACTATGAAATTGAAGGAGAATACCCCGCATATGGCAACAATGATGCGCGGGCAGACCGCATCGCAGTGGAACTGGTCCAGACCTTCATGCAGAAGATCCAGCAGTGCCCCACCTACCGGAATGCCATTCCCACCCAGAGCGTCCTGACCATCACCAGCAACGTGGTGTACGGCAAGAAAACCGGCAACACCCCCGACGGTCGACGCGCAGGTGCCCCTTTCGCTCCCGGAGCCAACCCCATGAGCGGACGGGACAGAAAAGGTTTCATCGCCACCGGGGCCAGCGTGGCCAAAATCCCCTACGAATACGCCCAGGACGGCATCAGCTGGACGGCCAGCGCCACCCCCGACGCCCTCGGGAAGACCCTGGACGAGCGCATCAGCAACCTGACCCACTGTCTGGACGCATTCGCAGAAGCAAACGGACACCACGTCAACGTCAACGTGCTGAACCGTGACACCCTGATTCACGCCATGAACCACCCCGAACTGTACCCCCAGCTGACCATCCGGGTGTCGGGATACGCCGTCAACTTCGTGAAACTCACCCGTGAACAGCAACAGGACGTGATCAACCGGACGTTCCACACGCGGATGTGA
- the pflA gene encoding pyruvate formate-lyase-activating protein, with translation MTRTMPTTGFIHSIETAAAVDGPGMRFMLFMQGCMLRCWYCHNPDTWAMRQGREYTVQDVLDEVKPYKSFLKRAGGVTISGGEPLVQSEFVGEVLKELKALGLHTALDTQGYLHSKISDEWLQNVDLVLLDIKHIRPEKYHDLTGVNLQPTLDFAQRLSRLGKKMWIRYVLVPGVTDDPEDIRELGRFVATLEGVEQVEVLPFHKLGEHKWQALDLPYRLTDTPAAPSVLVEQTIGLLKASGLPVR, from the coding sequence ATGACCAGGACCATGCCCACCACAGGATTCATTCACAGCATTGAAACCGCCGCCGCCGTGGATGGTCCAGGCATGCGCTTCATGCTCTTCATGCAGGGGTGCATGCTGCGCTGCTGGTACTGCCACAACCCCGACACCTGGGCCATGCGTCAGGGCAGGGAGTACACCGTTCAGGATGTGCTGGACGAGGTCAAGCCCTACAAATCCTTCCTGAAACGTGCAGGTGGAGTGACCATCTCTGGAGGGGAACCTCTGGTGCAGTCTGAATTTGTGGGGGAGGTGCTGAAAGAACTCAAAGCCCTGGGCCTGCACACTGCCCTGGACACCCAGGGGTACCTGCACAGCAAAATTTCCGACGAATGGCTGCAAAATGTGGATCTGGTGCTGCTGGACATCAAGCACATCCGGCCTGAGAAATACCATGACCTGACCGGAGTGAACCTGCAGCCCACCCTGGATTTTGCACAGCGGCTCTCCAGATTGGGCAAGAAGATGTGGATCCGTTACGTGCTGGTGCCCGGTGTGACCGATGACCCCGAAGACATCCGGGAACTCGGGCGGTTTGTGGCCACCCTGGAGGGGGTGGAACAGGTGGAGGTGCTGCCTTTTCACAAGCTGGGAGAGCACAAATGGCAGGCACTGGATTTGCCTTACCGCCTGACAGACACCCCTGCCGCCCCTTCAGTCCTGGTGGAGCAGACCATTGGCCTGCTGAAAGCATCTGGACTTCCTGTCCGGTGA
- a CDS encoding aldo/keto reductase, translating to MQYTRLGKSGLKVSRICLGTMTYGDPGWRDWVLNEEQSRPFIQRALEAGINFFDTADMYSLGKSEEVVGRALKDFARREDVVIATKVYQPMSAGVNDRGLSRKHIMEAVHASLKRLGTDYIDLYQIHRYDPETPLEETLSALHDLVKLGMVRYIGASSTYAYQLAKSLYLADLKGWTRFVSMQNHYNLVYREEEREMIPLCIEEGIGVIPWSPLARGFLTGNRKGGEAQSTRAKSDAFAHSLYGSEADYQIAERVSEVAERLGVSASQVAIAWMLSRPGITAPIVGASKMPHLEQAIAALDVQLSAEDIASLQEPYQPRAVAGI from the coding sequence ATGCAATACACCAGACTTGGAAAAAGTGGCCTGAAGGTTTCCCGCATCTGTCTTGGCACCATGACCTATGGTGATCCTGGCTGGCGCGACTGGGTTTTGAACGAGGAGCAGAGCCGCCCCTTCATCCAGCGGGCCCTGGAAGCCGGAATCAACTTTTTTGACACCGCAGACATGTACTCGCTGGGCAAGAGCGAAGAGGTGGTGGGCCGTGCTTTAAAAGACTTTGCCCGCCGTGAGGATGTGGTGATTGCCACCAAGGTCTACCAGCCCATGAGCGCTGGGGTCAACGACCGGGGCCTGTCCAGAAAGCACATCATGGAGGCGGTGCATGCCAGCCTGAAGCGTCTGGGCACCGATTACATCGACCTCTACCAGATTCACCGTTATGACCCGGAAACCCCGCTGGAAGAAACCCTTTCTGCTTTGCATGATCTGGTGAAACTGGGAATGGTGCGTTACATCGGGGCCTCAAGCACCTACGCCTACCAGCTTGCAAAAAGCCTGTATCTGGCAGACCTGAAAGGCTGGACCCGGTTTGTCTCCATGCAGAACCACTACAACCTGGTTTACCGCGAGGAGGAACGGGAAATGATTCCCCTGTGCATTGAAGAAGGCATCGGGGTGATCCCCTGGAGCCCACTGGCACGGGGTTTCCTGACCGGGAACCGCAAGGGGGGAGAGGCCCAGTCCACCCGTGCAAAGAGCGACGCTTTTGCCCACAGCCTGTATGGCAGCGAGGCCGATTACCAGATTGCAGAGCGGGTGTCTGAAGTGGCAGAACGCCTGGGGGTGTCTGCGTCTCAGGTGGCGATTGCCTGGATGCTGTCCAGACCGGGCATCACTGCGCCCATTGTGGGGGCCAGCAAGATGCCCCATCTGGAGCAGGCCATAGCTGCGCTGGACGTGCAACTTTCTGCAGAGGACATTGCGTCTTTGCAGGAGCCGTACCAGCCCAGAGCTGTTGCCGGAATCTGA
- a CDS encoding nitronate monooxygenase — protein MPHKGLLNSQPSPSSSPPSSDLRHAELPRIIQGGMGIAVSSWELARAVSQAGQLGVVSGTSLDTVMVRRLADGDPGGHIWRALQHFPDPDLARSIHQKHHRPGGRTAGTPYPVLPLRQNLEPSDLDLLTVMATFVEVWLAREGHTGKVGINLLTKIQTPTLPALYGAMLAGVDVVLMGAGIPRDIPEALERLSHGQAASIRLEGTDFRLEFDPQRAFGRHFPVQKPQFVPIVSAHTLAQMLFRSCPGGIQGFIVEGPTAGGHNAPARGKAQDEQGQPIYGERDRVDLGVLRDLGLPFWLAGGTGSPAGLQHALSEGARGIQVGTLFAYSQDSGLTSGLKKAALQQVQQGTLEVYTDARLSPTGFPFKSVQQAGTLSDPQVYEGRTRVCDLGYLRQTYTTPEGKVGFRCAAEPVDLYLSRGGKREDTVGRKCLCNTLFASVGLPQVRKGGEVEAPLLTAGDDLAHLKPFLDLYGVNYTARDVLNYLLQA, from the coding sequence ATGCCCCACAAAGGTCTTCTGAATTCACAACCTTCCCCTTCATCCAGCCCACCCTCTTCTGACCTCCGGCATGCTGAATTGCCCCGCATCATTCAGGGAGGCATGGGGATTGCGGTGTCCAGCTGGGAACTTGCCCGTGCGGTTTCGCAGGCTGGACAGCTGGGGGTGGTGTCAGGCACCAGCCTCGACACCGTGATGGTCAGACGGCTTGCAGATGGAGATCCAGGAGGACACATCTGGCGTGCCCTGCAACACTTTCCAGATCCAGACCTGGCCCGCAGCATCCATCAGAAACACCACCGTCCAGGGGGAAGAACAGCGGGCACACCCTATCCGGTCTTGCCGCTCAGGCAGAACCTGGAGCCTTCAGACCTGGACCTCCTGACGGTGATGGCCACCTTTGTGGAGGTGTGGCTGGCCAGGGAAGGGCACACCGGGAAGGTGGGCATCAACCTGCTCACCAAGATCCAGACCCCCACCCTGCCAGCCCTTTACGGTGCGATGCTGGCCGGAGTGGATGTGGTCCTGATGGGGGCCGGAATCCCCAGAGACATCCCGGAAGCCCTGGAGCGGCTTTCCCATGGACAGGCGGCTTCCATCCGTCTGGAAGGAACGGATTTCAGGCTGGAATTTGACCCCCAGAGGGCCTTCGGAAGACATTTTCCGGTGCAAAAGCCCCAGTTCGTCCCGATCGTTTCTGCCCACACGCTCGCCCAGATGCTTTTCCGTTCCTGTCCAGGGGGGATCCAGGGTTTCATTGTGGAAGGTCCCACTGCAGGAGGACACAATGCACCTGCCAGAGGCAAAGCCCAGGATGAACAGGGGCAGCCGATCTATGGTGAACGGGACCGGGTGGACCTTGGGGTGCTCAGGGACCTGGGTTTGCCTTTCTGGCTGGCCGGAGGAACCGGATCCCCTGCGGGTCTTCAGCATGCCCTCTCGGAAGGGGCCAGGGGCATTCAGGTGGGGACCCTCTTCGCCTACAGCCAGGACTCTGGCCTCACTTCAGGGCTCAAAAAGGCCGCTCTGCAACAGGTGCAGCAGGGCACCCTTGAGGTGTACACCGATGCCAGGCTGTCGCCCACCGGATTTCCCTTCAAATCGGTGCAACAGGCAGGCACCCTCAGCGACCCGCAGGTCTACGAGGGGCGAACACGGGTTTGCGATCTGGGCTACCTGCGCCAGACCTACACCACCCCGGAAGGCAAAGTGGGTTTCCGCTGTGCCGCTGAGCCTGTGGACCTCTACCTCTCCAGAGGAGGAAAACGGGAAGACACGGTGGGCAGAAAGTGTCTGTGCAACACCCTTTTTGCCAGTGTTGGTCTGCCCCAGGTGCGCAAAGGAGGTGAGGTCGAGGCCCCCCTTTTGACTGCAGGGGACGATCTGGCCCACCTCAAACCCTTCCTTGACCTGTACGGGGTGAATTACACTGCCCGTGATGTGCTGAACTACCTTTTGCAGGCTTGA
- the glyS gene encoding glycine--tRNA ligase subunit beta, giving the protein MILLFEIGTEELPAFYVDEGREGLENLLSERLKQARLQFDQIELFSTPRRLAARVSGLPERQERQVTERRGPSVKAGEKAAQGFAGSISKTLSDLTEKDGYFYVTLTDEGKTTAELLPELLANVVRDLPAKRKMRWGAVEDCQFVRPVQWLVALLDSEVLPVEVAGLTAGRTTKGHRFMAPTPFDIQSPASYEQQLSDAYVIANQQKRHDAVIEAAKGALEEGQALEWHADLVGEIVNLVEYPTAYLGRFDEKYLKLPDEVLAETMMVHQRYFPVKGESRLVNGFVVISNNRVPDVSVPMKGYVQVLDGRLSDALFFWNNDTQKTLLEHRDRLSGMAFQKGLGNMLDKQTRLRELSQKLAALLGADSGVVSQAAEVFKADLATQLVYEYADLAGVVGKAYALNEGRIPEVADALEQGVKPVTAEAELPATLEGAVLSLADRLDTLVGFFSVGKAPSGSADPFGLRRLGIGAVRLIAAFGFEVALLDVLKTAAEVYQNQNIEVSEASLNQLETFLWERFSGLMTSAGYSVQTVRAAREAASNFYGAAWRIALLKELSQQPEFEDLATLYKRAANLSREVEVSEVRLDLAEHDAERALFAALSELQDSSIQLQNAAKASFPAWDISEVTESKLPLDSQIRQVVLIKPILDAFFNDVMVMVEDEQLRSNRLAALAQVRQAVQGLARLELL; this is encoded by the coding sequence ATGATTCTCTTGTTTGAAATTGGCACCGAGGAACTGCCAGCCTTCTATGTGGATGAGGGCCGTGAAGGGCTGGAAAACCTGCTCTCAGAACGCCTGAAGCAGGCCCGTCTGCAGTTTGACCAGATTGAGCTGTTCTCCACGCCGCGCCGCCTTGCTGCACGGGTGTCTGGTCTGCCCGAACGCCAGGAGCGTCAGGTCACCGAGCGCCGTGGACCCAGCGTGAAAGCCGGGGAAAAAGCCGCCCAGGGCTTTGCAGGCAGCATCAGCAAGACCCTCTCGGACCTGACCGAGAAAGACGGCTATTTTTACGTCACCCTGACCGATGAAGGCAAAACCACTGCAGAACTGCTGCCAGAGCTGCTGGCAAACGTGGTGCGCGATTTGCCAGCAAAACGCAAGATGCGCTGGGGTGCCGTGGAAGACTGCCAGTTTGTGCGCCCCGTGCAATGGCTGGTGGCTTTGCTGGACAGCGAAGTGCTGCCTGTAGAGGTGGCCGGATTGACCGCAGGCCGCACCACCAAGGGGCACCGCTTCATGGCCCCCACCCCGTTTGACATCCAGAGCCCTGCCTCTTACGAACAGCAACTCTCTGATGCCTATGTGATTGCCAACCAGCAGAAACGCCATGACGCGGTGATCGAAGCCGCAAAAGGAGCACTGGAAGAAGGCCAGGCTCTGGAATGGCACGCCGATCTGGTGGGTGAAATCGTCAACCTGGTGGAGTATCCCACCGCCTACCTGGGCCGCTTTGACGAGAAATACCTGAAACTGCCTGATGAAGTGCTGGCCGAAACCATGATGGTGCACCAGCGTTACTTCCCGGTCAAAGGCGAAAGCCGTCTGGTGAACGGTTTCGTGGTGATCTCCAACAACCGTGTGCCTGACGTGTCCGTGCCCATGAAGGGGTACGTGCAGGTGCTCGATGGCCGGTTGTCAGATGCACTGTTCTTCTGGAACAACGACACCCAGAAAACCCTGCTGGAACACCGGGACCGCCTTTCTGGCATGGCTTTCCAGAAGGGTCTGGGGAACATGCTGGACAAGCAGACCCGCCTGCGTGAACTTTCCCAGAAGCTGGCTGCACTGCTGGGGGCAGACTCCGGGGTGGTTTCTCAGGCTGCGGAAGTCTTCAAGGCAGACCTTGCCACCCAGCTGGTTTACGAGTACGCAGATCTGGCCGGAGTGGTGGGCAAAGCCTACGCCCTGAACGAAGGCCGCATCCCAGAAGTGGCAGATGCGCTGGAACAGGGCGTGAAACCCGTCACGGCAGAAGCCGAACTTCCAGCCACCCTGGAAGGCGCAGTGCTGTCCCTGGCAGACCGTCTGGACACCCTGGTCGGGTTCTTCTCCGTGGGCAAGGCCCCCTCGGGCAGTGCAGATCCTTTCGGGCTGAGAAGGCTGGGCATTGGTGCTGTGCGCCTGATTGCTGCTTTCGGGTTTGAAGTGGCTTTGCTGGATGTGCTGAAAACTGCAGCAGAGGTCTACCAGAACCAGAACATCGAGGTCAGCGAAGCCTCGCTGAATCAGCTGGAAACCTTCCTGTGGGAGCGTTTCTCGGGCCTGATGACTTCTGCCGGGTACAGCGTGCAGACCGTGCGGGCCGCCCGTGAAGCCGCCAGCAACTTCTATGGCGCAGCCTGGAGAATTGCCCTGCTGAAAGAGCTTTCCCAGCAACCCGAATTTGAAGACCTCGCCACGTTGTACAAACGCGCAGCCAACCTTTCCAGGGAGGTGGAGGTCAGCGAAGTCCGTCTGGACCTTGCAGAGCACGACGCTGAACGTGCCCTCTTTGCCGCCCTTTCCGAACTGCAGGACTCCAGCATCCAGTTGCAGAACGCGGCGAAAGCCTCCTTCCCGGCCTGGGACATCTCTGAAGTCACCGAAAGCAAACTGCCCCTGGATTCCCAGATCCGTCAGGTGGTGCTGATCAAACCCATCCTGGACGCCTTCTTCAACGATGTGATGGTGATGGTGGAAGACGAGCAACTGCGCAGCAACCGCCTCGCTGCCCTGGCACAGGTGCGACAGGCCGTGCAGGGTCTGGCCAGACTCGAACTGCTGTAA